The Planococcus donghaensis genome contains a region encoding:
- a CDS encoding RNA-binding protein, with protein MEEIFQHFRKEEQQFIEQVSGWLREVEDRYSPKLTDFLDPRQRFIVEAVMGSTDVQMMTSGIFKDAERQRVLLYPSYFEPQQEDFNITVFELKYPSKFVNLRHPDILGSIMSLGLDRSKFGDIRIDNDRVQLAVMNEISPYLQSNFVSAAKVKVQLNEVTDPIEMIETSEEWTEESYTVSSMRLDTVMSSVYNISRQKAAALIHGGKVKVNWTLQDQPSFELHESDMISSRGFGRVRLIMIEGRTKKDKVRLQIGRLETKN; from the coding sequence ATGGAAGAGATATTTCAGCATTTCAGAAAAGAAGAACAGCAATTTATCGAGCAAGTTTCAGGCTGGTTACGTGAAGTTGAAGATCGCTATTCACCAAAGTTAACAGACTTTTTGGATCCGCGGCAGCGATTTATCGTAGAAGCAGTGATGGGGTCGACCGATGTCCAAATGATGACCTCGGGTATTTTTAAAGATGCAGAAAGACAACGTGTTTTGTTGTATCCCTCTTATTTTGAGCCTCAACAAGAAGACTTTAATATTACGGTTTTTGAACTAAAATACCCGTCGAAATTTGTGAATTTGCGTCATCCTGATATATTGGGGTCAATAATGTCCCTTGGGCTTGACCGAAGCAAATTTGGTGATATTCGCATTGATAATGATCGTGTTCAACTTGCTGTAATGAATGAAATCAGTCCTTATTTACAAAGTAATTTTGTAAGTGCTGCAAAAGTGAAAGTTCAATTGAATGAAGTTACTGACCCGATAGAAATGATTGAGACTAGTGAAGAATGGACAGAAGAATCTTATACAGTTAGTTCGATGCGATTGGATACGGTTATGAGTTCTGTCTATAACATATCAAGACAAAAAGCTGCTGCGCTTATTCATGGCGGAAAAGTAAAAGTAAACTGGACTTTACAAGACCAGCCTTCGTTTGAGCTGCATGAATCAGATATGATTTCTTCAAGAGGATTTGGCCGAGTTCGCTTGATTATGATCGAAGGGCGCACGAAAAAAGATAAAGTTCGCTTGCAAATCGGCCGTCTAGAAACAAAAAACTAG
- a CDS encoding YggT family protein, with translation MSVILNLILSAINIYFYILIVSVFMSWVPSIKESSFGQMISKITDPYLDIFRRFIPPIGMIDISPIVAIFTLNLASQGIIVLYNFFV, from the coding sequence ATGTCAGTTATATTAAATTTGATACTTTCAGCAATTAACATCTACTTCTATATTCTCATTGTTAGTGTATTCATGAGCTGGGTACCGAGCATTAAAGAATCTAGTTTTGGACAAATGATTTCAAAAATCACTGATCCTTATTTGGACATTTTCAGACGCTTTATTCCGCCAATCGGCATGATAGATATTTCACCGATTGTTGCAATTTTCACTTTGAACTTAGCAAGCCAAGGGATTATTGTCTTATATAATTTCTTTGTTTAA
- the murD gene encoding UDP-N-acetylmuramoyl-L-alanine--D-glutamate ligase → MKEVPQLYQKKVLVLGLAKSGFTAARILNKLGAFVTVNDSKPFEENPEAQELLNMGVTVICGRHPEDLLEEGFELVVKNPGIPYTNILIQSAMQKKIPVWTEIELAYLISEAPFIGITGSNGKTTTTTLLFHMLNQDNKNPLIAGNIGTVASGVAEKAKPENVIVTELSSFQLKGTVAFRPTIAIITNIYEAHLDYHGSIEDYRASKMKLTSNQTADDYFIYNADQPLLVEHAKKCKAKLVPFTLKGRTEESVSADDNYVYWQGEKLIERSKIMLAGQHNLENILAATAATLIQGGTEETIIRVLTSFTGVKHRSQFIKEWQGRKFYNDSKATNALATKSALEAFPENIILLAGGLERNHSLDEIRPFMDRVKALVTFGETAQRFTTFAEESGVQTIIQAGKMDDAVQKAIQASADGDTILLSPACASWDQYDSFEIRGDAFISAVHQLTEAND, encoded by the coding sequence ATGAAAGAAGTTCCACAATTATATCAAAAGAAAGTTTTGGTTTTGGGATTAGCGAAAAGCGGATTTACAGCGGCCCGAATTTTAAATAAGTTAGGTGCGTTTGTAACGGTCAATGATTCCAAACCTTTTGAAGAAAATCCGGAAGCTCAAGAATTATTAAATATGGGCGTTACCGTTATTTGCGGTAGACATCCAGAAGACCTTCTAGAAGAAGGATTTGAATTGGTTGTAAAAAACCCGGGTATTCCTTATACAAATATTTTAATTCAATCTGCTATGCAAAAGAAAATTCCAGTATGGACCGAAATTGAGTTGGCTTATTTGATCAGTGAAGCACCATTTATAGGAATCACTGGTTCGAATGGTAAAACAACAACAACTACGTTGTTGTTCCATATGTTAAACCAAGACAATAAAAATCCGTTAATCGCTGGAAATATCGGCACAGTGGCAAGTGGCGTTGCGGAAAAAGCAAAACCCGAAAATGTCATCGTAACCGAACTATCTTCTTTCCAATTAAAAGGAACGGTTGCATTCCGACCAACAATTGCCATTATTACGAATATTTATGAAGCGCATTTGGATTATCATGGATCAATTGAAGATTATCGTGCTTCAAAAATGAAGCTCACATCAAACCAAACAGCGGATGATTATTTTATTTACAATGCTGATCAACCACTGCTAGTAGAGCACGCAAAAAAATGCAAAGCGAAATTGGTGCCTTTTACATTGAAAGGACGTACTGAAGAAAGTGTCAGTGCAGACGATAACTATGTGTATTGGCAAGGTGAGAAGCTAATTGAACGTTCGAAAATCATGTTAGCGGGCCAACACAATTTAGAGAACATTTTAGCTGCGACTGCAGCAACCTTAATTCAAGGTGGAACTGAAGAAACAATTATTCGCGTTCTTACGTCATTTACAGGCGTAAAGCACCGTTCTCAATTTATTAAAGAATGGCAAGGTCGTAAATTTTATAACGATTCAAAAGCCACCAATGCTTTGGCTACTAAAAGTGCATTAGAGGCATTTCCAGAGAATATTATTTTATTGGCTGGTGGCTTAGAGCGTAATCATTCATTAGACGAAATTCGTCCGTTTATGGACCGCGTCAAAGCATTGGTGACTTTTGGAGAGACAGCACAACGATTTACTACATTTGCAGAAGAAAGCGGAGTGCAGACCATTATACAAGCAGGTAAAATGGATGATGCGGTCCAAAAAGCGATTCAAGCGTCAGCAGATGGAGATACCATCTTATTGTCACCCGCGTGTGCAAGCTGGGACCAGTACGATAGTTTTGAGATCCGGGGAGATGCTTTTATTTCCGCCGTCCACCAATTGACGGAAGCGAACGACTAA
- the ftsA gene encoding cell division protein FtsA, protein MSQSELYVSLDIGSSSVKVLIGEMANKSLNVIGVGNVKSNGIKKGAIVDIDATVQSIKKAVDQAERMIGKSIHEVVLGIPANKAVLQPVKGIVAVNSENREITDEDLDRVLEAAQVMSIPPERELVNIIPEQYIVDHLGEIKDPRGMIGIRLEMDGTMVTTSKTILHNVLRCVERAGLEIRDIYVQPLAAGSYALTEDEKNHGTACIDIGGGSTSISIFQEGHLTASSVIPVGGDHVTKDLSIILKTPTDQAEKIKLEHGHAFFEDASEDEVFEVPVIGSDSTEQYNQKYISEIIGVRLEELFELILDEFYRLGVQDLPGGVVLTGGMAKLDGLPELARNILQTRVRLFTPEFIGVREPQYTTAVGLIQYAYMEDVFYGRIGNGGAVAGAAKVEHQEVQQPKKPKQPKQNSEGVVTKAKKMFDRFFE, encoded by the coding sequence TTGAGTCAATCAGAATTATATGTAAGTCTAGATATCGGTTCGTCATCCGTTAAAGTTTTAATCGGAGAAATGGCTAACAAGTCATTGAACGTAATCGGTGTCGGAAATGTAAAATCTAATGGAATTAAAAAAGGTGCGATTGTTGACATAGATGCAACGGTGCAGTCCATTAAAAAAGCTGTCGATCAGGCAGAACGAATGATCGGCAAATCGATTCACGAAGTGGTATTAGGAATTCCAGCAAATAAGGCCGTGTTACAACCTGTTAAAGGAATTGTAGCGGTAAATAGTGAGAATCGTGAAATTACTGATGAAGACTTGGATCGAGTATTAGAAGCGGCACAAGTTATGTCGATTCCGCCAGAGAGAGAACTCGTAAACATCATTCCTGAACAATACATTGTGGACCATCTTGGTGAAATTAAAGATCCACGAGGCATGATTGGTATCCGCCTTGAAATGGATGGTACAATGGTGACAACTTCAAAAACAATATTGCACAACGTACTTCGCTGCGTAGAAAGAGCAGGACTTGAAATTCGTGATATTTATGTTCAGCCGCTTGCAGCAGGAAGTTATGCATTAACTGAAGATGAGAAAAATCATGGCACAGCGTGTATCGATATCGGTGGAGGATCTACTTCTATTTCCATCTTCCAAGAAGGCCACTTGACTGCTTCTTCCGTAATACCGGTTGGAGGAGACCACGTTACAAAAGATTTGTCCATTATTTTAAAGACACCGACAGATCAAGCTGAAAAAATCAAACTTGAACATGGTCATGCGTTTTTCGAAGATGCTTCAGAAGATGAAGTTTTTGAAGTACCAGTTATTGGATCTGATTCTACAGAACAATATAATCAAAAATACATATCTGAAATAATCGGAGTTCGCCTGGAAGAACTTTTCGAACTGATTTTAGATGAGTTTTATCGCTTGGGCGTTCAAGACTTGCCAGGAGGAGTCGTTTTAACAGGCGGCATGGCTAAATTGGATGGATTGCCAGAACTTGCACGCAATATTCTGCAAACTCGCGTTCGTCTATTTACACCAGAATTTATTGGCGTTCGTGAACCACAATACACGACAGCAGTTGGCTTAATTCAATATGCTTATATGGAAGATGTCTTTTATGGCCGTATTGGAAATGGTGGAGCTGTAGCGGGCGCTGCAAAAGTTGAGCATCAAGAAGTGCAACAACCTAAAAAGCCGAAGCAGCCAAAGCAAAATTCAGAAGGTGTCGTAACAAAAGCCAAAAAGATGTTTGATCGATTCTTTGAATAA
- a CDS encoding DivIVA domain-containing protein, with translation MPLSPLDIHNKEFSRAFRGYQEDEVNEFLEQIMRDYEILLKDKAALEERLRTTDERVGHFNTIESTLQKSIFVAQEASEEVRRNSQKEAELIIKEAEKNADRIVNESLTKARRIATEIEELKKQSRIFKNRFKMLVEAQLDLIETDDWETLLEYDIDTQNLEKIEKDKEETNS, from the coding sequence ATGCCATTATCCCCGTTAGATATACATAACAAAGAATTCAGCCGTGCATTCCGTGGATATCAGGAAGATGAAGTAAATGAATTCCTGGAACAAATTATGAGAGACTACGAAATTTTACTTAAAGACAAGGCAGCTCTTGAAGAACGGTTACGCACAACCGACGAACGAGTGGGCCATTTTAATACAATTGAATCAACATTGCAAAAATCGATTTTTGTGGCTCAAGAAGCTTCAGAAGAAGTTCGTCGCAACTCACAAAAAGAAGCAGAGTTGATTATTAAAGAAGCTGAGAAAAATGCGGATCGCATTGTCAACGAATCGTTGACAAAAGCCCGTCGCATTGCAACAGAAATTGAAGAACTGAAAAAACAATCTCGTATTTTCAAAAATCGTTTCAAAATGCTTGTAGAAGCACAATTAGATTTAATCGAAACAGATGATTGGGAAACCTTATTGGAATACGATATCGACACACAAAATTTAGAGAAGATTGAAAAGGACAAAGAAGAGACGAACTCTTGA
- a CDS encoding YggS family pyridoxal phosphate-dependent enzyme — protein MKPIKPIFDEITKQLAAVNDTIQIIAVTKQVDVERTKEAIQAGVIHLGENRPEGLSKKLEAIDENVSWHYIGNLQTRKVKDVINEIDYLHSLDRLSLAKEIQKRATRPINCFVQVNVSGEESKSGVEPEDTLDFIQSLEAYNNIRVVGLMTMAPNTTDESVIRKAFKGLKSLQLQVSEKNWAHAPCTECSMGMSNDYLIAAQEGASFVRIGTALVGAESEAG, from the coding sequence ATGAAACCGATTAAACCTATATTTGATGAGATTACTAAGCAGCTAGCCGCTGTAAATGACACGATTCAAATTATCGCTGTAACCAAACAAGTTGATGTAGAACGCACAAAAGAAGCGATTCAAGCAGGGGTTATTCATCTGGGGGAAAACCGTCCAGAAGGATTATCAAAAAAACTTGAGGCAATTGACGAAAATGTGTCTTGGCACTATATCGGCAATTTACAAACAAGAAAAGTAAAAGACGTAATTAATGAAATTGATTATTTACATTCATTAGACCGGTTAAGTTTGGCCAAAGAAATTCAAAAACGTGCTACTCGGCCTATAAACTGTTTTGTCCAAGTAAATGTGTCGGGAGAAGAGTCTAAAAGTGGTGTTGAACCTGAAGATACGTTAGACTTTATCCAATCACTAGAAGCTTATAACAACATCAGAGTGGTCGGATTGATGACAATGGCACCAAATACAACCGATGAAAGTGTAATCCGTAAAGCATTTAAAGGATTAAAATCACTCCAACTTCAAGTGTCTGAGAAAAACTGGGCACATGCACCATGCACAGAATGCTCTATGGGCATGTCTAACGATTACTTAATTGCTGCTCAAGAAGGAGCTAGTTTTGTCCGAATTGGTACAGCATTGGTTGGGGCAGAAAGTGAGGCAGGATGA
- a CDS encoding small basic family protein, producing the protein MWLSILGLLLGISLGLLTDMQIPPEYANYLSIAVLASLDTLFGGIRAHLQQVYDDKVFVSGFFFNIALAAGLAFLGVHLGVDLYLAAIFAFGVRLFQNIAVIRRIILAKWAEKKEVRETI; encoded by the coding sequence ATGTGGCTATCCATTTTAGGTTTATTACTCGGTATTTCGCTTGGTCTTCTGACGGATATGCAAATCCCTCCAGAATATGCCAATTACTTATCCATAGCCGTATTGGCATCTCTTGATACACTTTTTGGTGGAATACGTGCTCATTTACAACAAGTGTATGACGATAAAGTATTTGTGTCAGGATTCTTTTTCAATATTGCACTAGCAGCTGGGCTTGCTTTTCTCGGCGTTCACTTGGGCGTGGATTTGTACTTAGCGGCAATTTTCGCATTCGGTGTTCGACTATTTCAAAATATAGCCGTAATTCGACGCATTATTTTAGCGAAATGGGCGGAAAAAAAAGAAGTTAGAGAAACAATTTGA
- a CDS encoding DUF881 domain-containing protein — protein MKKKIFTRFTAIMFLIGLMTAVQYNTINEPDRRDTRDVWEVRQELSREKKMHSQLLSEIGTLDETLNKYDAAADESPEQALRETAGELRNAVGLTETTGPGIEVFVEPSMEAVALGLEIEGISPDLLIRLVNEINRYDALYVSIDGKRIINTTSIRDINGETSVNGKPVETPPFSIKIISKSMKDSEKLYNHILASRILDDFYIDNMSLTVSAPQSDMVIQAYDGTIDTKYLQAIEGE, from the coding sequence GTGAAGAAGAAGATTTTTACTCGATTTACGGCGATTATGTTTTTAATTGGGTTAATGACCGCTGTACAATACAACACAATCAACGAACCTGACAGACGCGATACACGAGATGTATGGGAAGTAAGACAAGAGTTATCTAGAGAAAAAAAGATGCACTCACAATTGTTATCTGAAATAGGTACTCTGGATGAAACTTTAAACAAATACGATGCCGCGGCAGATGAAAGTCCTGAACAAGCGCTACGAGAAACCGCGGGTGAATTACGAAATGCGGTTGGTTTAACTGAAACGACAGGTCCTGGAATCGAAGTTTTTGTTGAGCCTTCGATGGAAGCGGTTGCGTTAGGATTAGAAATCGAAGGGATTTCACCAGATTTGCTTATTCGGCTTGTCAATGAAATCAACCGCTACGACGCTCTTTATGTATCAATAGACGGTAAGCGAATTATTAATACGACTTCTATACGAGACATTAACGGAGAAACGTCGGTAAATGGAAAACCGGTTGAAACGCCACCGTTTTCTATAAAAATTATTTCTAAGTCGATGAAAGACTCGGAAAAGCTGTATAATCATATATTGGCGTCACGTATTTTAGATGACTTTTATATCGATAATATGTCACTGACAGTTTCAGCGCCTCAAAGTGATATGGTGATCCAAGCATATGATGGTACGATAGACACCAAATATTTACAGGCAATAGAGGGGGAATAG
- a CDS encoding DUF881 domain-containing protein, producing MKTPKRNNRKNFSKSIVFSLVFLVLGFIMAYSYSLSNTNKESEGYTGGAFFEQEERYRKELINQQERNKALRDELQEKQSEVQEYEKSFADGENRYTEYAKEAEELRRYLGLVPVQGNGLKVTLQDGDYNPNSVNPNDYIVHESHVFQVINELYISGAEAISINGQRIHGNSYIVCTGPVITVDGVQYPAPFVIEAIGEPEVLSSSMRLSGGIMDQLVNDNIIVTLDEGLIIKMPALLTES from the coding sequence ATGAAAACGCCGAAGAGGAATAATCGCAAAAATTTCAGCAAATCAATTGTTTTTTCATTGGTATTTTTAGTTCTCGGATTTATTATGGCCTATTCCTATAGTCTATCTAACACTAATAAAGAGTCGGAAGGCTATACAGGTGGGGCCTTTTTTGAACAAGAAGAACGGTACCGAAAAGAGCTAATCAACCAGCAAGAGCGCAATAAAGCTTTACGTGATGAGTTGCAAGAAAAGCAAAGTGAAGTTCAGGAGTATGAAAAATCCTTTGCGGACGGAGAAAACCGCTATACGGAATATGCGAAAGAAGCAGAAGAACTCCGAAGATATCTTGGTCTCGTGCCGGTTCAAGGAAACGGCTTAAAAGTAACGCTGCAAGATGGTGATTACAATCCTAACTCAGTGAACCCAAATGATTATATTGTTCATGAGAGTCATGTTTTTCAAGTGATTAACGAATTGTATATTTCAGGTGCAGAAGCAATCTCTATTAACGGTCAGCGCATTCATGGCAATTCTTATATTGTTTGTACCGGACCTGTTATAACGGTGGATGGCGTGCAATATCCAGCTCCTTTTGTCATTGAAGCAATTGGGGAACCGGAAGTATTGTCTTCGTCCATGAGATTATCTGGCGGAATTATGGATCAATTAGTTAATGACAATATTATCGTTACATTGGACGAGGGGTTAATCATTAAAATGCCTGCTTTACTTACGGAATCATGA
- a CDS encoding cell division protein FtsQ/DivIB, translated as MDKVIDIEERIPSLRDRRKKRTNRKFVALLLIFLTLLAVLLYSQSKYSEIQTITIEGAVLFNQKSYQAASGLAVGDSMWSFDTRAVAQQLEKLEWVEKASVKRNWLTGVKIDLKEYVQMGYLDRGNSYQIVLSNNLALKQPVTIIDGPIYSNFDDEKKREKLIDQLADINPEVLQLISQIILDSKEKDADFVTLYMNDGNEIHGILSTLAEKINYYPSVISQLEEDQKGVIDMEVGIYFRSYADAYGFAEEVSEDENAEEE; from the coding sequence ATGGACAAAGTGATTGACATCGAAGAACGCATCCCATCGCTCCGCGATCGACGGAAGAAAAGAACCAATCGCAAGTTCGTGGCGCTGTTGCTCATTTTTCTCACTTTGCTTGCCGTACTTTTATACAGCCAGTCGAAGTACAGTGAAATCCAGACCATCACTATAGAAGGTGCTGTTCTTTTTAATCAGAAAAGCTATCAGGCAGCAAGTGGATTAGCGGTCGGAGATTCAATGTGGTCTTTCGATACACGAGCTGTTGCGCAACAACTAGAAAAGTTGGAATGGGTAGAGAAAGCATCGGTCAAAAGAAATTGGTTGACCGGTGTGAAAATTGATTTGAAAGAATATGTTCAAATGGGATATTTAGACCGGGGCAACAGCTATCAAATAGTCTTATCCAATAATCTGGCACTTAAACAGCCAGTTACGATTATCGATGGTCCAATTTACTCGAATTTTGATGACGAGAAAAAAAGAGAGAAATTAATCGATCAATTAGCGGATATTAATCCCGAAGTATTGCAATTGATATCACAAATTATTTTAGATTCCAAAGAAAAAGATGCGGATTTTGTTACATTGTACATGAATGATGGAAACGAAATTCATGGAATACTAAGCACATTGGCTGAGAAAATTAATTATTATCCATCTGTTATCTCACAATTAGAAGAAGATCAAAAAGGCGTAATTGATATGGAAGTCGGAATTTATTTCCGCTCTTATGCAGATGCTTATGGTTTTGCAGAGGAGGTTTCAGAAGATGAAAACGCCGAAGAGGAATAA
- the mraY gene encoding phospho-N-acetylmuramoyl-pentapeptide-transferase — protein MSIFTLMSLGITLLLTVILMPVFIPLLKRMKFGQSIREEGPESHMKKTGTPTMGGLVFLIAIIITVLIVAFIAGLLTAKVWILLLVLFGYGLIGFLDDFIKVVLKRNLGLTSLQKLIAQIIIAVVSFFVLSGSDFETGVDIPFTNISIELSWLYVFFIIFWLVGFSNAVNLTDGLDGLVAGTASIAYAAFGVLAIYQGEMAIAIFTFSVTGGLLGFLIFNKYPAKVFMGDTGSLALGGALAMVSILLKQELLLLLIGLVFVLETASVILQVGSFKLRQKRIFKMSPIHHHFELSGWSEWKVVIVFWSVGLISAAIAVFLEVM, from the coding sequence ATGAGTATTTTTACATTAATGAGCCTCGGAATCACTTTGTTACTAACGGTTATCCTAATGCCGGTATTTATCCCATTGTTAAAAAGGATGAAATTTGGACAAAGCATTCGAGAAGAAGGACCTGAATCACATATGAAGAAAACAGGCACTCCCACTATGGGAGGACTTGTTTTCTTAATCGCTATAATTATTACGGTGTTAATAGTTGCTTTTATCGCTGGATTATTAACTGCTAAAGTATGGATTTTACTTTTGGTACTTTTCGGTTATGGATTGATTGGCTTTTTGGATGACTTTATCAAAGTAGTATTAAAAAGAAATCTTGGGTTAACGTCTTTACAAAAGTTAATCGCTCAAATCATTATCGCTGTCGTATCATTCTTTGTGTTAAGTGGTAGTGACTTCGAGACAGGGGTCGATATCCCCTTTACAAACATTTCCATTGAGTTATCATGGCTATATGTGTTCTTTATCATCTTCTGGCTAGTTGGATTTTCCAACGCGGTTAATTTAACTGATGGTCTCGATGGTTTAGTAGCAGGAACGGCGTCTATTGCTTATGCAGCATTTGGAGTGTTAGCCATTTATCAAGGTGAAATGGCAATTGCAATTTTCACTTTCTCCGTAACTGGGGGCTTGTTAGGATTCTTGATTTTCAATAAATACCCTGCAAAAGTTTTCATGGGGGATACAGGATCATTAGCACTAGGTGGCGCATTAGCAATGGTTTCGATTTTGCTGAAGCAAGAATTATTATTGCTATTAATCGGACTTGTGTTCGTTCTCGAAACAGCTTCGGTAATTTTACAAGTGGGTAGTTTTAAATTGCGTCAAAAACGAATTTTTAAAATGAGTCCTATTCATCATCATTTTGAATTGAGCGGATGGTCGGAATGGAAAGTAGTTATTGTATTCTGGTCAGTCGGTCTTATCAGTGCGGCAATTGCCGTCTTTTTGGAGGTAATGTAA
- a CDS encoding cell division protein SepF codes for MGVKDKFKNFFYLDEYDEEEQVREQPIKQQKPAPRYEKPAVMQEPKKAPKERRQKVEETNVSNLVSMQGASKASKVSLAEPRVYAEAQDIAESLKNKQAVVVNLQRIEKDQGLRIIDFLSGTVYALGGDIQRIGTDIFLCVPDTVEVDGAISDYYYDEQQ; via the coding sequence ATGGGCGTGAAAGATAAATTTAAAAATTTCTTTTATTTAGATGAGTATGATGAAGAAGAACAAGTGCGTGAGCAACCTATAAAACAACAAAAACCAGCTCCGCGTTATGAAAAACCTGCTGTTATGCAAGAGCCGAAAAAAGCACCGAAAGAACGGCGCCAGAAAGTGGAGGAGACCAATGTGTCTAATTTAGTCAGTATGCAAGGAGCTTCAAAAGCTTCAAAAGTAAGCTTGGCAGAACCGAGAGTTTATGCTGAAGCACAAGATATCGCAGAAAGCCTAAAAAATAAGCAAGCCGTAGTTGTGAACCTTCAACGTATTGAAAAAGATCAAGGTCTGCGGATCATCGACTTTTTAAGCGGAACAGTTTACGCTCTTGGTGGAGACATTCAACGCATTGGAACGGATATTTTCTTATGCGTACCAGACACTGTAGAAGTGGATGGCGCCATTTCAGATTATTATTACGACGAGCAACAATAA
- the ftsZ gene encoding cell division protein FtsZ — protein MLEFDTNIDALAVIKVIGVGGGGNNAVNRMIEHGVQGVEFIAVNTDAQALNLSKAEVRLQIGGKLTRGLGAGANPDVGKKAAEESKEQIEEALRGADMVFVTAGMGGGTGTGAAPVIAGIAKELGALTVGVVTRPFTFEGRKRSTQAIGGIATMKESVDTLIVIPNDRLLEIVDKNTPMLEAFREADNVLRQGVSGISDLIAVPGLINLDFADVKTIMSNKGSALMGIGVSSGENRASEAAKKAVSSPLLEVSVDGAKGVLMNITGGSNLSLYEVQEAADIVASASDEEVNMIFGSVINDNLKDEIIVTVIATGFNEEQLQPRTPRGSGLNSSRVQSIQQQSPAPSIRDARREDQRRDEQRREEQAPYYNQEPQRQEKHNDDALDIPTFLRNRQKRR, from the coding sequence ATGTTGGAATTTGATACAAATATTGATGCACTGGCCGTAATTAAAGTTATTGGGGTAGGTGGCGGTGGTAACAACGCCGTAAACCGTATGATCGAACACGGAGTACAAGGTGTAGAATTTATAGCAGTAAATACAGATGCACAAGCTTTAAACTTATCTAAAGCAGAAGTGCGCCTTCAAATCGGTGGTAAATTAACACGCGGTCTTGGTGCCGGTGCTAACCCTGATGTTGGTAAAAAAGCAGCAGAAGAAAGCAAAGAACAAATCGAAGAAGCTTTGCGCGGAGCCGATATGGTATTCGTAACTGCAGGAATGGGTGGCGGTACAGGTACTGGTGCAGCACCTGTTATTGCTGGCATTGCTAAAGAACTTGGTGCATTGACTGTTGGTGTTGTAACGCGTCCATTTACTTTTGAAGGTCGTAAACGTTCAACACAAGCAATCGGTGGTATCGCTACTATGAAAGAATCAGTTGATACATTGATTGTTATTCCAAACGATCGTTTGCTTGAAATTGTTGACAAAAACACGCCTATGCTTGAAGCATTCCGTGAAGCGGATAATGTTTTACGCCAAGGTGTATCAGGTATCTCTGATTTGATCGCCGTTCCTGGATTGATCAACTTGGATTTTGCCGATGTTAAAACGATTATGTCTAACAAAGGTTCTGCTTTAATGGGAATCGGGGTATCTTCAGGAGAAAATCGTGCATCTGAAGCGGCTAAAAAAGCTGTTTCAAGTCCATTGCTTGAAGTTTCTGTTGACGGTGCTAAAGGGGTCTTAATGAACATCACAGGTGGATCTAACCTTAGCCTTTATGAAGTTCAAGAAGCTGCTGACATTGTAGCATCGGCTTCTGACGAAGAAGTTAACATGATTTTCGGTTCTGTTATTAACGATAACTTAAAAGATGAAATTATCGTGACAGTTATCGCGACTGGTTTTAATGAAGAACAGCTTCAACCAAGAACACCTAGAGGATCTGGATTGAATTCAAGCCGCGTGCAGTCGATTCAACAACAGTCTCCTGCGCCATCCATCCGTGATGCACGTCGTGAAGATCAACGTCGCGATGAGCAACGCCGTGAAGAACAAGCACCTTATTACAACCAAGAGCCACAAAGACAAGAAAAACATAATGACGATGCATTAGACATTCCGACTTTCTTACGCAATCGTCAAAAGAGACGTTAA